From the genome of Anopheles moucheti chromosome 3, idAnoMoucSN_F20_07, whole genome shotgun sequence, one region includes:
- the LOC128302458 gene encoding uncharacterized protein LOC128302458 isoform X2, translated as MTHNRLKHYHTIKFGCGYCNETFRLEDDLYCHFVLTHRVDPYAKSRCNSAGSDESEVCGGPEDARIRQSEETEPANTYPAGQMRLISESDDGSESICSSSGEDSDEDGSDLELNYNELYMRRKRSAMTQEEISELTDVFKKSVQSTYTTKLSL; from the coding sequence ATGACACACAATCGTCTGAAGCATTATCATACGATCAAGTTCGGTTGCGGATACTGCAACGAGACGTTTCGCCTGGAGGATGATCTGTACTGTCACTTCGTGCTGACGCACCGTGTCGATCCGTACGCGAAGTCACGGTGCAATAGCGCTGGTTCGGATGAATCGGAGGTGTGCGGCGGTCCGGAGGATGCACGCATCCGTCAATCGGAGGAAACGGAACCGGCCAACACTTATCCGGCTGGCCAGATGCGGCTGATCAGTGAAAGTGACGATGGTTCGGAATCGATCTGCAGCAGTTCCGGGGAGGACTCCGATGAAGACGGCAGCGATTTGGAGTTGAACTACAACGAACTGTACATGAGACGGAAGCGTAGTGCGATGACGCAGGAAGAGATATCGGAGCTGACCGATGTGTTCAAGAAGTCGGTCCAGTCGACCTACACCACGAAGCTGAGCTTATAG
- the LOC128302458 gene encoding uncharacterized protein LOC128302458 isoform X1: protein MSETQFVCDLCGQRYSTFEILMTHNRLKHYHTIKFGCGYCNETFRLEDDLYCHFVLTHRVDPYAKSRCNSAGSDESEVCGGPEDARIRQSEETEPANTYPAGQMRLISESDDGSESICSSSGEDSDEDGSDLELNYNELYMRRKRSAMTQEEISELTDVFKKSVQSTYTTKLSL, encoded by the exons ATGTCGGAAACGCAA TTCGTGTGCGATCTGTGCGGTCAGCGGTACTCCACCTTCGAGATTCTGATGACACACAATCGTCTGAAGCATTATCATACGATCAAGTTCGGTTGCGGATACTGCAACGAGACGTTTCGCCTGGAGGATGATCTGTACTGTCACTTCGTGCTGACGCACCGTGTCGATCCGTACGCGAAGTCACGGTGCAATAGCGCTGGTTCGGATGAATCGGAGGTGTGCGGCGGTCCGGAGGATGCACGCATCCGTCAATCGGAGGAAACGGAACCGGCCAACACTTATCCGGCTGGCCAGATGCGGCTGATCAGTGAAAGTGACGATGGTTCGGAATCGATCTGCAGCAGTTCCGGGGAGGACTCCGATGAAGACGGCAGCGATTTGGAGTTGAACTACAACGAACTGTACATGAGACGGAAGCGTAGTGCGATGACGCAGGAAGAGATATCGGAGCTGACCGATGTGTTCAAGAAGTCGGTCCAGTCGACCTACACCACGAAGCTGAGCTTATAG